Proteins encoded together in one Hymenobacter monticola window:
- a CDS encoding bile acid:sodium symporter family protein encodes MNKPSASGRLADLLARAGLDWFLLALLGVVALAYFAPGLGSKASPVPWHTITTVGVALVFFFYGLKLSTEKLRAGMRNWRLHLLVQLATFALFPALALLVKPFFGGESGGMLWQSIFFLCALPSTVSTSVVMVSIAGGNLPAAIFNASISSLLGIVLTPLLTSLFLHTGTGGGQLWGLATQLLWQVVLPVGAGVLLHSRFNAFVEERKAGLRIFDQITILLIVFTAFCDSFAEGIFSRYGLGDIVKLSAGMVALYLVVFGLIWGLCRALGFARADQIVAVFCGSKKSLVHGSVMASLLFPASAATGLILLPLMLYHALQIILASSMAQYLGRQAVAADARVA; translated from the coding sequence ATGAATAAACCTTCTGCTTCCGGCCGTTTGGCCGATTTGCTGGCCCGCGCCGGCCTCGACTGGTTTTTGCTGGCACTGCTGGGCGTGGTGGCACTGGCCTACTTTGCGCCCGGCCTGGGCAGCAAGGCCAGCCCGGTGCCGTGGCACACCATTACCACCGTGGGCGTGGCGCTGGTTTTCTTCTTTTATGGCCTGAAGCTGAGCACCGAAAAGCTGCGCGCCGGCATGCGCAACTGGCGACTGCACCTGCTGGTGCAACTGGCCACATTCGCCCTGTTTCCGGCTTTGGCGCTGCTGGTAAAGCCGTTTTTCGGCGGCGAAAGCGGCGGCATGCTGTGGCAAAGCATTTTCTTCCTGTGCGCGCTGCCCAGCACGGTTTCTACCTCGGTGGTAATGGTGAGCATTGCAGGCGGCAACCTGCCGGCGGCCATTTTCAACGCTAGCATTTCCAGCTTGCTGGGCATTGTGCTCACACCATTGCTCACCAGCCTGTTTTTGCACACGGGCACGGGCGGCGGGCAGCTTTGGGGCCTGGCCACGCAGCTGCTGTGGCAGGTGGTGCTGCCGGTAGGGGCAGGGGTGTTGCTCCATTCCCGCTTCAACGCTTTTGTGGAGGAGCGCAAGGCCGGCCTGCGCATCTTCGACCAGATTACCATCCTGCTCATCGTCTTCACCGCCTTCTGCGATTCCTTCGCCGAAGGCATTTTCAGCCGCTACGGCTTGGGCGACATCGTGAAGCTCAGCGCGGGCATGGTGGCGCTCTACCTGGTGGTGTTTGGCCTCATTTGGGGGCTGTGCCGGGCCTTGGGGTTCGCGCGGGCCGACCAGATTGTGGCGGTGTTCTGCGGCTCCAAAAAGTCGCTGGTGCACGGCAGCGTAATGGCGAGCCTGCTCTTTCCGGCCAGCGCGGCCACGGGGCTCATCCTATTGCCGTTGATGCTCTATCATGCCCTGCAGATTATTCTGGCCAGCAGCATGGCGCAGTACCTGGGGCGGCAGGCGGTGGCGGCTGATGCTCGTGTGGCTTGA
- a CDS encoding dienelactone hydrolase family protein: MSDQNNVIIAVADGTEMHAYAAFPDSTGPVPGILLLQEAFGVNHHIRSVADRLAAAGYAVVAPELFHRTAAPGLEIAYSDFNTVAMPHYSAITNEGLTADLQAAHGWLTTQPLVMADKIGSIGFCLGGKVSFLANAVLPLAAGVSYYGGGTHLLKDRADELHAPHLFFWGGLDAHIKKEHIAEVTDAVEAAGKPFINTVISYADHGFHCDERPSYHPQAAAEAWALTLAFFKEKLGA; this comes from the coding sequence ATGAGCGACCAGAACAACGTCATCATCGCCGTAGCCGACGGCACCGAAATGCACGCATACGCCGCTTTCCCCGACAGCACCGGCCCCGTGCCCGGCATCTTGCTGCTGCAGGAGGCCTTTGGCGTGAACCACCATATCCGCAGTGTGGCCGACCGGCTGGCCGCGGCCGGCTACGCCGTGGTGGCGCCCGAGCTGTTTCACCGCACCGCCGCGCCCGGGCTGGAAATTGCCTATTCAGATTTCAACACCGTGGCAATGCCGCATTACAGCGCCATTACCAACGAAGGCCTCACCGCCGACTTGCAGGCTGCCCACGGCTGGCTCACCACCCAGCCACTGGTAATGGCCGATAAAATTGGCAGCATCGGGTTTTGCCTGGGCGGCAAAGTGTCGTTTCTGGCCAACGCCGTGCTGCCGCTGGCGGCCGGCGTTTCGTATTACGGCGGCGGCACCCACTTGCTGAAAGACCGCGCCGATGAGCTGCACGCGCCACACCTCTTTTTCTGGGGCGGGCTCGATGCGCACATCAAAAAGGAGCACATTGCCGAGGTGACGGATGCCGTAGAAGCCGCCGGCAAGCCCTTCATCAACACGGTCATCTCCTACGCCGACCACGGCTTCCATTGCGATGAGCGGCCCAGCTACCACCCCCAAGCCGCCGCCGAAGCCTGGGCGCTGACGCTGGCCTTTTTCAAGGAGAAGCTGGGAGCTTAA
- a CDS encoding LLM class flavin-dependent oxidoreductase: MTPSPKLRLNVLDQSPIRPGATPRQALLETVELAQLADRLGYTRFWVSEHHNTNTLAGSTPEVLLAHLGNHTRRIRLGSGGIMLPHYSALKVAENFRMLESLFPGRIDLGMGRAPGADRLTAYALNPNNQFNEKDFVEQLMDLQAYLRDEKVPDTIHERVMAIPQSATAPELWILSSSGQSGLFAAHLGMGFSFAQFINGTGGPQAVRTYRERFRPSLELAEPLANVAVFTLCADTEEKADELRKAMDMQLIRFNRGEFRTFPSAEEVRSYQFTAEDQAHLRHNHARVVSGTPAQVHAQFTQMAADYGVDEITAVTITADFEDRRRSYELLAEVFDLPKGESVAANQVVEAV, encoded by the coding sequence ATGACTCCCTCCCCCAAACTTCGCCTCAACGTGCTCGACCAGTCGCCCATCCGGCCGGGTGCCACGCCCCGCCAAGCCCTGCTCGAAACCGTGGAGCTGGCTCAGCTGGCCGACCGCCTCGGCTACACCCGCTTCTGGGTGAGCGAGCACCACAACACCAACACCCTGGCCGGCTCGACGCCGGAAGTGCTGCTGGCCCACCTCGGCAACCACACCCGGCGCATCCGGCTGGGCTCGGGCGGCATCATGCTGCCGCACTACAGCGCCCTGAAGGTGGCCGAAAACTTCCGCATGCTCGAAAGCCTGTTTCCCGGCCGCATCGACCTGGGTATGGGCCGCGCCCCCGGCGCCGACCGCCTCACGGCCTACGCCCTCAACCCCAACAACCAGTTCAACGAGAAGGACTTCGTGGAGCAGCTGATGGACCTGCAGGCCTACCTGCGCGACGAGAAGGTGCCCGACACCATTCACGAGCGGGTGATGGCCATTCCGCAATCGGCCACTGCGCCGGAGCTCTGGATACTGAGCTCCAGCGGCCAGAGTGGCCTGTTTGCGGCGCACCTGGGCATGGGGTTTTCCTTCGCGCAGTTCATCAACGGCACGGGCGGCCCGCAGGCGGTGCGCACCTACCGCGAGCGGTTCCGGCCGTCGCTGGAACTGGCCGAGCCGCTGGCCAACGTGGCTGTGTTCACGCTTTGCGCCGACACCGAGGAGAAAGCCGACGAGCTGCGCAAGGCCATGGACATGCAGCTCATCCGCTTCAACCGCGGCGAATTCCGCACCTTCCCCTCGGCCGAGGAAGTGCGCAGCTACCAGTTCACGGCCGAAGACCAGGCCCACCTGCGGCACAACCACGCCCGCGTGGTGAGCGGCACGCCCGCGCAGGTGCACGCCCAGTTCACCCAGATGGCCGCCGACTACGGTGTGGACGAAATAACCGCCGTCACCATCACCGCCGATTTTGAGGACCGCCGCCGCTCTTACGAGCTGCTGGCTGAGGTATTTGATTTGCCAAAAGGTGAAAGTGTGGCTGCAAACCAAGTGGTTGAAGCCGTTTAA
- a CDS encoding DUF4856 domain-containing protein, whose product MGLFSRSSSAVLFVATLGLASCSKDEVAPSAPALRAKVDYSTLTATTPYTTTFKDEKGAATVDLGKAANRLDMFSELNSYMGTVAVAAPAAPATLDLAKLRNLYAGTNAPFASATLNTAAASGVQLRDKTAASFATANGDVVRTYLDTKLAELATASQSVNQVATPGNAGRLGRYLVDGRGFEVNQIVQKALLGALLLDQIGNVLMTNSALTADNSKVVAGTVYSEREHNWDMAYGYLTSNATMVTDYAITPRERFLAGYLNEKNGAASPGVYMAFLKGRAAIVNNDDATLKAQSDIIRTELEKTLAKAAVSYLASWKAAAALDVKAHALGEGLGFIYALRFCTKYGVDTAWADSVLNGLTSGSQGAWSLTNAQADAAIAAINTKFSL is encoded by the coding sequence ATGGGCCTTTTTAGCCGTTCTTCTTCCGCCGTTCTGTTTGTCGCCACGCTTGGGCTGGCCTCTTGTAGCAAAGACGAAGTAGCTCCCTCGGCACCGGCCCTGCGGGCGAAAGTTGACTACAGCACCCTGACCGCTACGACGCCCTACACCACCACGTTTAAGGACGAAAAAGGTGCTGCTACGGTGGATTTGGGCAAGGCTGCCAACCGCCTCGACATGTTCTCGGAGCTGAACAGCTATATGGGCACCGTGGCCGTGGCGGCCCCGGCCGCGCCGGCCACGCTGGACTTGGCCAAGCTGCGCAACCTCTACGCCGGCACCAACGCCCCCTTTGCCTCGGCCACGCTGAACACGGCCGCCGCCAGCGGCGTGCAGCTGCGCGATAAAACGGCCGCTTCCTTCGCCACCGCCAACGGCGACGTGGTGCGCACCTACCTCGACACCAAGCTCGCCGAGCTGGCCACCGCCAGCCAGAGCGTGAACCAGGTTGCCACCCCCGGCAACGCCGGCCGCCTGGGCCGCTACCTGGTGGATGGCCGCGGTTTCGAAGTGAATCAGATTGTGCAGAAGGCTTTGCTCGGCGCCCTGCTGCTCGACCAGATTGGCAACGTGCTGATGACAAACAGCGCCCTGACGGCCGATAACAGCAAAGTGGTGGCCGGCACGGTGTACTCGGAGCGCGAGCACAACTGGGACATGGCCTATGGCTATCTCACCAGCAACGCGACGATGGTGACCGACTACGCCATCACGCCCCGCGAGCGTTTCCTGGCCGGCTACCTTAACGAGAAAAACGGCGCTGCTTCACCCGGCGTGTACATGGCCTTCCTGAAGGGCCGTGCCGCCATCGTGAACAACGACGACGCCACCCTGAAAGCCCAGTCCGACATCATCCGCACCGAGCTGGAAAAGACCCTGGCCAAAGCCGCTGTATCGTACCTGGCCAGCTGGAAAGCTGCCGCCGCGCTCGACGTGAAAGCCCACGCCCTGGGCGAAGGCCTCGGCTTCATCTACGCCCTGCGCTTCTGCACCAAATACGGCGTCGATACCGCCTGGGCTGACTCGGTGCTCAACGGCCTGACCTCGGGCAGCCAGGGCGCCTGGAGCCTGACCAACGCCCAGGCCGATGCGGCCATTGCCGCCATCAACACCAAATTTTCGCTTTAA
- a CDS encoding imelysin family protein, translating into MKKSLLLGSLSVLLAVGGMVSCKKDTANPDTSTDSNVELSRKALVTYWADSLVKPSYQRFNTKLTVLKTQTTAFTATPTTANLASTRLAWREAYLEWEKVEMFEFGPAADVSLVNHFNIYPADAAGIRQNIASGTYNFELATAIPQQGFPALDYLLNGTGANDAAIVQSYVASANQRRYLTDVVAKMDQLLAGVQGQWNGTYRTTFVNSTGTNAGSSLSLLVNAYSRYYEHFLRTGKIGIPAGVMSSAPQPDKIEAYYQRGTLPLQLATTAHAAAQLAFNSRAGQPSLKTYLDALGAKDSRTGQSLAQIVNAQFATSAQQLASLGPDLYTTMQTRNADAVQSYAEMQKAVRLLKVDMTSAMSISVTYVDNDGD; encoded by the coding sequence ATGAAAAAGTCGCTTCTGCTGGGTTCATTGTCGGTGCTACTTGCCGTGGGCGGCATGGTGAGCTGCAAAAAAGACACCGCCAACCCCGACACGTCGACGGATAGCAACGTGGAGCTGAGCCGCAAAGCCCTGGTGACCTACTGGGCCGACAGCCTGGTGAAACCCAGCTACCAGCGCTTCAACACCAAGCTGACCGTCCTCAAAACCCAAACGACGGCCTTTACGGCCACGCCCACTACGGCCAACCTCGCCAGCACGCGCCTGGCCTGGCGTGAGGCTTACCTGGAATGGGAGAAAGTGGAGATGTTTGAGTTTGGCCCCGCGGCCGACGTGTCGCTGGTCAATCACTTCAACATTTACCCCGCCGACGCGGCCGGCATTCGCCAGAACATTGCTTCCGGTACCTACAACTTTGAGCTGGCCACGGCCATCCCGCAGCAGGGCTTCCCGGCCCTCGACTACCTGCTCAACGGCACCGGCGCCAACGACGCGGCCATCGTGCAGTCGTACGTGGCCTCGGCCAACCAGCGCCGCTACCTCACCGACGTGGTGGCCAAGATGGACCAGCTGCTCGCGGGCGTGCAGGGCCAGTGGAATGGCACTTACCGCACCACCTTCGTGAACAGCACCGGCACCAACGCCGGCAGCTCGCTGTCGCTGCTGGTGAATGCCTACTCGCGCTACTACGAGCATTTCCTGCGCACCGGCAAAATCGGGATTCCGGCGGGCGTGATGTCGTCGGCCCCCCAGCCCGACAAGATTGAGGCTTACTACCAGCGCGGCACGCTGCCGCTGCAGCTGGCCACCACGGCCCACGCGGCAGCCCAACTGGCCTTTAATAGCCGCGCCGGCCAGCCCTCGCTCAAGACCTACCTCGACGCGCTGGGGGCCAAGGACTCGCGCACCGGCCAGTCGCTCGCCCAGATTGTCAACGCGCAGTTTGCCACCTCGGCGCAGCAGTTGGCCTCGCTGGGCCCCGACCTCTACACCACCATGCAAACCCGCAACGCCGACGCCGTGCAGTCTTATGCCGAGATGCAAAAAGCCGTGCGCCTGCTGAAAGTGGACATGACCTCGGCCATGAGCATTTCGGTCACCTACGTCGACAACGACGGCGACTAG
- a CDS encoding HTTM domain-containing protein — MRARYFQTYTPAAPLAVFRVAFGLLILASVVRFWAKGWIAELYLQPRFFFPYYGLEFIKPLGPYTYGLFAVCGLCALLLALGWHYRLAAVGLFLSFTYIELMDKSTYLNHYYFVSLAALLLVFLPAGCYFSLDAARHPGRWHNQVPRWTVDALRLLLGIVYVYAGLAKLNSDWLLNAEPLRIWLPAKNDLPVLGPLFNYPATAYAFSWFGAFYDLTVPFFLLNRRTRPLAYAAVVVFHVLTAILFPIGMFPYVMMVAALIFFPAEFHERLLRGLRRLLRLPAPPARPSAPLVYTPGARRALLYGLGVFFAVQLLLPFRYLLYPRELFWTEEGYRFSWRVMLMEKLGQVQFKIVDSATGRARFANNEEHLSVLQEKMMATQPDMILQFAHYLHDYYAQRGVTNPQVYADAYVTLNGRLGKAYIDPTVDLARQTESFAPKPWILPFDDEISGL; from the coding sequence GTGCGCGCCCGCTACTTTCAGACCTATACCCCAGCCGCGCCGCTGGCCGTATTCCGCGTGGCGTTTGGCCTGCTGATACTGGCCAGCGTCGTGCGCTTTTGGGCCAAGGGCTGGATTGCCGAGCTTTACCTGCAGCCCAGGTTTTTCTTCCCGTACTACGGGCTGGAATTCATCAAGCCGCTGGGGCCGTACACGTACGGCCTGTTTGCCGTCTGTGGGCTGTGCGCGCTGCTGCTGGCCCTGGGCTGGCACTACCGGCTGGCGGCGGTGGGGTTGTTTTTGAGCTTCACTTACATCGAGCTCATGGACAAAAGCACCTACCTGAACCACTACTACTTTGTGAGTCTGGCGGCGCTGCTGCTCGTTTTCCTGCCGGCCGGCTGCTACTTCTCGCTCGATGCGGCCCGCCACCCCGGCCGCTGGCACAACCAGGTGCCCCGCTGGACCGTGGATGCCCTGCGCCTGCTGCTGGGCATTGTGTACGTGTACGCCGGCCTGGCCAAGCTCAACTCCGACTGGCTGCTGAACGCCGAGCCCCTGCGCATCTGGCTGCCGGCCAAAAACGACCTGCCGGTGCTGGGGCCGTTGTTCAACTACCCGGCCACGGCTTATGCCTTCAGTTGGTTTGGGGCGTTTTACGACCTCACGGTGCCGTTTTTTCTGCTGAACCGGCGCACCCGGCCGCTGGCCTACGCGGCCGTGGTGGTGTTCCATGTACTCACGGCCATTCTCTTTCCCATCGGCATGTTTCCGTACGTGATGATGGTGGCGGCCCTCATTTTCTTCCCGGCCGAGTTTCATGAGCGGCTGCTGCGCGGGCTGCGCCGGCTGCTGCGGCTGCCCGCGCCGCCGGCCCGGCCCAGCGCGCCGCTGGTGTACACACCCGGGGCGCGGCGCGCCTTGCTCTACGGGCTGGGCGTTTTCTTTGCGGTGCAGTTGCTGCTGCCGTTTCGCTACCTGCTGTACCCGCGCGAGCTGTTTTGGACGGAAGAAGGCTACCGGTTTTCGTGGCGCGTGATGCTGATGGAAAAGCTGGGCCAGGTGCAGTTCAAGATAGTAGACTCAGCCACCGGCCGGGCTCGCTTCGCCAATAACGAGGAACACCTGAGCGTGCTGCAGGAAAAGATGATGGCCACCCAGCCCGACATGATACTGCAGTTTGCCCACTACCTGCACGACTACTACGCCCAACGCGGCGTGACCAATCCCCAAGTTTACGCCGATGCCTACGTGACCCTGAACGGGCGCCTGGGCAAGGCCTACATCGACCCCACGGTGGACCTGGCCCGCCAAACCGAAAGCTTCGCCCCGAAGCCGTGGATTTTACCCTTTGATGATGAGATTTCCGGTTTATAG